Part of the Lolium rigidum isolate FL_2022 chromosome 6, APGP_CSIRO_Lrig_0.1, whole genome shotgun sequence genome, CGAGTAGGAAACAAAATACTACCAGCCCAATGGAGACTAATCTTTACTGTGGGGCCATTATCATTGTACAGTATTTTACCTGGTAGGCGGATGTGGCGGCTCCGAAGACAAAGTCCGGCGGGAAGTCGCTCCGCGTGAAGCCAAGAACAGGAGCTCCGCCATGGGCGCAGAGAAGCAGCAGGAACAGAGAGACCATTGCTGCAACCAGGACCTAGCGTTGTTTGTACTCAAAAACACAGACGTACGTGTGTGCTTCACAGTGGATAAGGCACTGCGGCCGCCGGTTGGGTAGTCTCGTCCTGTTTAGCTGCCTCTCACAACTTTGTGGGGAACTTAATTTTCATTTCACCGGTACGTGAACCGCGTGCTGAAACCAGGCGGGCCGGCGAGACAAGGACGTCCGGCAAGGCATATTGGCACTACAAATATGCACGTCTCGCTGTCTGAAAGGGCCAAAAATCTAATTTTGCTTTTGCAAAACAAAAAACTAATTTTGTGCCCGATTTCTGTGCAGAATTTTGGGCGCCATATGGAAGAGCATGTATAATAGTAAAGAAAAAGTGTCTTGCACATTACCTAGAGAAGACAATAAATATAAGTTTTACAGCCCATTATTCATGTTACCATCCCTAACAATTAATTAAATTTTTGTAGAAAATTATATTGCTAAGTGGAGATAGGtggtacttcctccgtcccagttcacatGACTTACAAGTGCCCCTAGGTCGTAAATTTGACGatgataatgcaacatatgtattacaaaatatatatcattagaaagcttagatgttctactttctaatgatataatttttatattatacaaatGATAGTATGTTGGTCAAATTGATAACCTAGAGATACGCGCAAGCCCTATAAACTAGAACGGATGTAATAATCTCCCTTATTGTTTAAAAATTTATCTCTTAGCTAAGGAAAAACAACTTTCTTTTTCTCCATTATCTCACCTCGAACTAAGAAAAGCCTACCAACTCTAAAATAAAGTTGGCATCACTCAACTGTACTATTTAGAAATTGAATATGAGAAGGAAGAAGTTTTTTTATGGTGAAGGAAGAAGGTTTCACTAGATCTTAAAATTGCACATCACACAAATTTTTTATTCTAAAACTGTGTGTGACTTTCTCCTACATCATAccttttatttagagaaaatgtgTGTGATTGCCTCGTACATAACATGCCCTTTTGTTTCTCAAAAAGCGTGCGCAGTGAATCACATAAAGTAACTTATTTTGGCATTAAAAAGGACAAAAAATGTTCTTCTACTCTGACATTGTTGGTTATATGGCACAAATCACCGTTGTGGTGAAAATTGAGACAGTTTTGAAACTAACATTATGTGCGATGcactaaaaaaatatttttttcagtGGTGATGTTTCGTCGGGCAACAACAACGAGTGTGGTGGTCATGAAGAGGCCTAAGGAGCCGGATAAGGACGCCTTTGTGGAAGCGTAAGCGGCGAGCTACCGGCCGTCTGTTGCGCCCAAAGGCAGCGGTGCAAGGACGAGATTCATCCCCGGACTCTGGTCGCTGCTACATTGGGGGACACTGCACGCCGCACCAGCCTGCTGAATGGCATGCGCCAACATGGTCACGTGCAGCAAGGAGGTCGCACGCCGAAGGTCGTTGAGGTCCAGCTCGGCCACCGTCGCCATCAAGGCAGCCCACCATGCGGAGGTGCACTAACAGTGCTCGGCCAAATTTTCTAAATCACCTTTCAGGCGGGGAAGATTTTGATTGGGTATCGCGTTCGCCGCGGGGATGTTCTGGCGGCCTATTAATAGGAGTCCGAACTACGACCATGGAAATTATTGATAATTCGGAAGGTGATTTTCATATAAAACTTCATATTGAAAATAAACCAGATAATTTTATTTAGAGTTTGGTTTCTGTTTATGGGGCTGCGCAGGATATTTTTAAGACTGTTTTCCTTCGTGAGTTGGTTAATCTAGCAAAACATAATCCATATCATATCGTTATAGGTGGTGACTTTAATTTGCTACGATACCTCTATGAGAAGAGCAAAGGCAGATTCGACAACCATTGGCCCATTTTGTTCAATGTTGTTATTGACAGTTTGGACTTAAGAGAGGTTGCAATGGTTGGAAGACAGTTTACTTGGGCTAATAGTCTTCCAGAGCCTACTTATGAGAAATTAGATCGCGTACTCATGGACTCGGATTGGAAACAAAAATTCGCTCTAGTCACTATATGGGTTCTACCTCGTATAGTCTTTGTCGGATCATGCTCCTATATTATTAACTACTAGAACGCCATCTCCTCAGTTTTGGCGACCGttcaaattcaaacttggatGGATGCTTAGAGATGGTTTTTCAGACATGGTTAAGAATGCATGGGAGCAACCAGTAGCTGGATCTACCCCCATTCAAATGTGAAATAACAAACTCTGTTCACTACGAAGATACCTTGGTGGGTGGGTGAGACACATGGCTGGGTTGCTTAAGCAGGAGAAACTCTCTCTGTCATCGAGTATTGATGATCTAGAGGCAATCGCGGAAGTGAGGACGCTGACTACGCAAGAAATTGACCTTTAAAGTCAATATAATGCGAAGCTAGCTGGACTACTGtgagaagaggaactcaaatggtatcagaaatctaaagcccaattcattcttcaaggagattcgaatacgagatacttccATAGTGTAGCCAATGGCCGACACCGGaagaaactcattcattctctAACACAAGAAGAGGGTTTAATCgagggccatgagcaactcaaagcaTATATTACGTCGTATTACAAAGGTTTATTCGGTGCATCGGAGGAATCAGAGGTGACCTtggatgaatcaaggatcgatgATATCCCCTAGGTTTCTCCAGAAGAGAACGTCATTCTTACTAATCCTTACACATAACAGGAAGTGAGAAAAGCGGTCTttcaaatggagcataataaagcacCAGGACCCGACGGTTTTCCAGCGAAATTCTATCAAAACTTCTGGGACCTCATCAAGTTTGATTTGGTGGGTTTATTGGCTCATCTTCATGCTGGTTAGCTTGAACTATTCCGAATCAACTTCGGGAAGATCATACTGCTTCCTAAAGTCAACGATGCGGaacggattcaacaatatagacctatatgCCTTTTAAATGTATGCTTTAAGATTTTCACCAAAGTGGCTACTATTAGACTAAATTTAGTGGCTGATCACGTGGTGCACCCCACTCagactgctttcatgcaaggacgaTATATCCTAGATGGAATCGTCACGCTgcatgaaacaatccatgagTTGCACCGCAAAAAGTTAAATGGGGTTATCCTTAAGATCGACTTCCAAAAAAcctatgataaagtcaaatgATCATTCCTTCAACAAACTCTCcgtatgaaaggtttttctgaggAGTGGCACACTttaattaataactttgtttttggaggAAGTGTCACTATCAAAGTCAATAATGACATTGGTAGAtactttcaaacaaaaaaagttttaagacaaggtgatcccctatctccaatgttatttaacattgtggcggacaTGTTGGCGATTTTAATTGAGCATGCAAAtgttgatggtcaaattgaaggagtgGCACCTCACTtagttgatgggggtttatcaagTCTTCAGTACACCGACGATACAATTTTTTTGTGGATCATAACCTAGCAAAAGCTACAAAACTCAAACTAATTTTATCAGTGTTTGAGCAATTGTCAGGTCTCAAAATAAATTTCtataagagtgaattgttttgttttggtgaaGCCCAAAACGAGGCCAACCTTTATGCCGAACTATTCGGATGTGAGCTGGGCAGTTTCCACTTAGCTATTTGGGCATTCCGGTCCATCACCGGAGGCTCATACTTGCTGAATGGAAACTCATTGAGGAGAGACCACATAAACGGCTAAGTAGCTGGAAAGGCAAACTTCTATCTTTAGGGgggagattggtactcattaattcagtactcacgaatatggtattgtatatgatttcATTTTTCCAGTTGCCTAAAGGAGTCTTGCATAGATTGGATTACTTCCGATCAAGATtattttggcaaggagatagtgagaagaaaacATACTAGTTGAAAAAATGGAATGTCAtttgccgtccaaaagatcaaggtggacttggtgttcatcatcttgaagttaagaacagagctttgctaggtaaatggctagCTCGGTTGCTAACTGAGGATGGTGTAAGGCAGAACCTGTTGCGGAGGAAGTATTGTGGCTCAAATGCAATCTCTCATGTAATATGGAAACCGGGGGGACTCACATTTTTTGGCCGGTATTATGGCAACTAACAAATACTTCTTCCCATATGGCTCATTTTCCATTAGAGATGGGTCGGAGATAAGGTTCTAGGAGGACAAATGGTTGAGAGCAACCACCCTCCGTGAACAATATCTTGCCTTGTACAATATTGTGCGTCATAAGCATGATACCTTACAGAAGGTGATGGGAACATCACCTCCGAATATGACGTTCAGGTGTGATCTTGTTGGTCCTTGTTTGGTTGCTTGGAATGTGCTCATACAAAGATTAGCTTCAGTCCAACTACTATAAGGCTCAGACGAGTTCCGTTGGATCCTAATCAAAAACGGATTATTCTCAATTGGGTCCATGTATAAGGCTTTAATTGAACCTATTCAGCTGATCTTTAACAATAAatccatttggaagatgaagattccaCTGAAAACTAAGATTTTTGtgtggtaccttcgtcgaggtgtgattcttactaaggataaccttgtaaagcggaattggcatggttGTACGAAGTGTATTTTCCGTCACGAAAAGGAGACAATATAACACATTTTTCCAATGCTAGTTTGCGAGGTCTATATGGTCCATCTTTCATATAGGCTCTACCCTATACCCACCGaaaagcattgcaaatattttttggcagttggctaaatggagtggattctaggtttaaagttcttatcagagtgggagcgattgccattatatggtcgctttggctatgtagaaatgacaaggtttttgacagcaaaaattcttctcttatgttGGTCATCTACAGGTCTACAGCTTTGCTCCATTTATGATCGTCGGTTCAGCGCTTGGAGGACCACGAactatttacggaggtgtctacacggttggaggaaaCGACCAAGAATTTTATTACCCAATATGGGTGGTTGCATAATCGACGGATCCTACCTCCTACCGCCTAGACTTTTGTCCCGGGATTAAAGGTTCATTCACGTGGGCTGTACAGACGTGCGTCGGGATGGAgtaactttagtcccggtttgtaacaccaaccaggactaaaggcctCCAggtgaaaaaaatatttttttctaatttttttccactcctttttttattttttcagaatttttattattttagttatttgcatagtttagtatctaactacacttaatctcgggTTAAATTTCTCACTTGTGGTCAaatttcccgctcggtcacccaaccTTAGAATAATCCAGCTCTAGCACACTTAACTTCTCAGTTCTTTTCGTCCTACTTCCAAATGCTCTGCGCATGttattgatactagtatcatatcaatcctattaacctatTATTCACGATGTGAcacttctttattttttgatGGTCCAGATAAttatttttaataaacaaaagtaatgatgtaaaaataatcttgaataaataaatgaaatattatttttattattatttattatttttaaattttaatttttttttgcgaaaccaaATCTAAAAACTTTTCATACTTCagtagtaatgatgtaataacaaTGTTTGCTTTTATTAATATTTATTTttataaataaaaaatataaattctgaatttctggcaaaaactaaaatcttcctgctttcgtactTCCCTTTAGAATTTTGAGGATCTAAAAATAGGCTAACCAGGTAAACCCACgacgattttgatatattatacgtttttttttccGATATCATATGCAACCAAAAAAGCCGTTTTACCATTTTCaagctttttttgcaaaaaaagtcaaaatttgaatttcttaatttcactgaatagtaggttgcataacatacaagactgaaaacattttatttttaaaattttctatcatttttcttttgattttacaaagcaaaaaaaaaaacgatcCACAGGAGGGAGGGTGCGTGGAGTGTAAAAAAcccgaaaaacctttagtcccagttggggacaccaaccgagaTTAAAAGTagacctttagttccggttggtaacaccaaccgggactaaagaggtgTGCATCGGCCGCAGCttgccatagccctttagtctcggttggtgtctccaaccggggCTAAAGGTCCCGTTCGAACCCGCTGGCGATGGAGGCCATAGCATTTGTCCCGGTTCCCATTAATCCCCGGTAAAATATTTTCCTAATCGGTTGGGATGGAAGGCAtcttttctactagtgaggtGGGCCCTATACCGCTAGTTCAACGGTACAGTCAAACGGTGTTACAAGTTCGTGCCATATCTTTTTTTTACAACCACAAGTTCATGCCACGTCAGCACTTACAGAGGTCCTCACTAGGCAGAAACGGTGTTACAAGTTTACGTGTGTGATGTTACCCTGTTATAAATGAAAAATGAGGTGTAATAGAATGATTGATTTCGTGCATCCGTTATTCGTAGTTTGGGTACCCGAAGAGGCGATGGGCGGCATCCATGGGGTAAACACGTGTAGCATTCAGGGCGGAGGCCCTGGATGGGCCATGGGCGGCGACCTCCATATGGACTGCGTCGGCTGAAAACTACAAACAATTAAGTACAAGATTTTGAAAGGTAATCGACATAGAGATAGACATAGAGATAACCAAACTTAAACGATCCATCATCTAGATGCTTTAGCTTCGAATTGCACACTGCATTTTTTCCGTGATAACGCACGGAACATTTAGCTCGTAATACTAATATATTTAGATCCTATACATGGGGAGAAGGCGGCGCGCCGCCCAACGGCCTGGCGTGAAGTACGCATTGAAAGAAAAACCCAAGGATGAAGGAGGCGCGTCGCCCGTTCTCCCACCACGAGATGAAGGCCGAGTCGCCGAGGAGGTAGAGCCACCGCCTGCACGTGGCGGCGCAGTGCAGGAGGTCCACGTGCTCCGGCAAGCGGGATAAGATGTCGCGGAGGGCGTCATCCGAGGGGACCACGCTTTTTGCTAGGGCATCCTCGCGGTGGTGCGATCTATATACGTACGTAGGTTCAGACTGGCGTGTGCCATCGGGTTTTTGCAGCGGCCAGCCCACTGCGTTCGGGTCCAATACTTTGATGTCGTGCTAGCTAGGCAAACGCACCACCGGAGAATCTGTCGCTGCCGTGCGCTAGTACTTTCCGTGCTTCGATGCACGACATACATGCCATGAGCCAAGACAGCCAATGCACGGTAAATATGAACGACACGGCATACCTCCCAAGAACCCACGGCAAAATCCAGGAGCACGACAAACGGTGCCAAGCGCACGGCAAATCTGTGTGCACGTCAAAGCATTTGAATAACGCATGGAAAAATAGGGCGCACGGAAAACTAGCATGGAAACATGAaagtaggaagattttagtttttgctagaaatttagaaatttttatttttactttattaaaaaaaataataattgcattctgcataaagattattATTAGTTAATCATTGATatttatttaaatattttttaaaaaattgaaaataataaagaggtttcatatcacggtctaagggttaataggattgatatggtagtattatcaacaatattttatttttttcatggACTATAGTAGTGTAAGGATGGATGGACAAATTGAGAAGTTTAACCATGAGtgtaatttgacctaatattaagtgtagttagagttcaaATGATCCATGTTGGTGATTTTTTAAAGAATACAGTTTTGTAAtatgtcaaaattcatgtttgttatttttcataataactagatcCCGTAACCAACCTAAATCTAATAggattttaaatttgaaatttatatcattttattttgtattttaaaaaaataaaaaatgtgatCCAAACCTTCAATCTGGATTGGTGTCTCCAACCGAGATTAAAGAATAACCTCACCAAGAGGGACAAAATAGGCTCAGCCTACCGCAACCCCTTTATTTTCGGTTGGTGTCTCCATCCGGGATTAAAGGTCcattttgaaccgggactaaaatcATGCAACGTCCTAGCTATTTAGAACCGTGACTAATGATCACATTAATACCTGTTTCAAACGCGCCAAAACTAATGCTTCAGGCAGCTTCAAATGaaacctctttttctactagtgtaggtAGGATAAGGTCGTATAGACTCCAACGTAATCCTGCAGGGAGTAACTTAACATGAAGCTATAATGTTTCAAACTTcacttatttttatgtttttatatAAACCACAAATGCATATATTTAAGTTTCAGATTTCGTACACATTAAAACTAAAAATGGGATTACCCACCCATTTAGATGAAGTACCGAACCTATTTATAGAGTTTAAAGTCAATTATTGTTTGCGAGCAAAATGAAATATACTATTGTACATAAATGAAATCTATCGACCTTAAATGTGAAGAAATCAGTGTTCCATTCTCTAGGGCAGAGTTTATCATGCATCTAGGGTTAGAGTTTATCATGATCCTAACTTAATACAAACTAAAGAGAGTAGACTAGTTGTGGGTAGCTAACGGGAAACCTATCATGATCCTGACTGTCTGTGCACTCGAGCCAGCTCGGCTCGACCCGAGCCTGGACGCAGATCAAAGACCTggcccggccggccgccgccgttccCGGCCACCGGGGGACTGTGACGCCTACGCTACGGATTTTCCTATGCATTGTACGGAGTAGAAAACAAAAACTTGCAGAGGAAAGCATCTATACACGTCGCACTCTCTTCTGCCGAGGATGCCAGGAGGATAATCTAGTACCTTGGAATACTTTGTGGCAAATTCTACGGCATCATGTCTTTATATACAATACATGTAGCTAGACTTGTCTAGTGCGAATGTGCCCATCCGATCCGCTTACAGAATGGCAGCGAGCGGCATGAGCAGGGAGGAGCGCTGGAGCCTGGCGGGCAAGACGGCGCTCGTCACCGGCGGAACCAAGGGGATCGGGCGCGCGATCGTGGAGGAGCTCGCCGGGTTCGGCGTCCGCGTGCACACCTGTTCCCGGAGCGACGCCGACGTGCAGGAGCGGCTGCGAGGGTGGGACGCCGACGTCGACGCGGGGCGGCTGCGCGGGCGCGTCACGGCCTCCGCCTGCGACGTCTCCGTGCGCGCCGACAGGGAGGCGCTCGTGGCCGCGGCCCGCGCCGAGCTCGGAGGGAGGCTGGACATCCTCGTCAACAACGCCGGACAGACCTTCTTCAGCGAAGTGGCGGGGACCAAGGCGGAGGACTACGCCCGCCTCATGGCCACCAACCTCGAGTCCTGCTTCCACCTCGCCCAGCTCGCGCACCCGCTCCTCCTTGGCGGAGGCGTGGTGGTGAACGTGTCCTCCATCGGCGGGATTCTCGGCTACCCGCAGCTGTCCGTGTACTCGGCGACCAAGGCGGCCGTGAACCAGCTCACTCGTAACCTCGCCGTCGAGTGGGCGCCCGACGGCATCCGCGTCAACTGCGTCGCGCCTGGAGGCGTCCGGTCGGACCTCCTCGACAGCAGCGGCATCCAGCTTgacgcggaggcggcggcgagcatGTGGGACGCGGAGTGTACGCGCATCCCTTTGGGTCGCCTAGGCGAGCCGGAGGAGGTCGCGTCCCTCGTCTCCTTCCTCTGCATGCCGGCAGCGTCCTATATAACTGGGCAGGTCATGTGCATCGACGGTGGCCGCACCGTTGCAACCTAAAAATGAAGCCAACCGGCAGTATCGGCAACGTCTCATGCACGTCTTCATACCGGCGTGTGGACCCCCTTTTCAGCGCCTTGGGACCAGTTTGAAAGAAGGCAATTAATTAATTAATGCGGTGACTGGTTATTTTGGCGTGCAGAAACCCGAGGGGCCGGCGCGCAGAGTAGACAGCGACGTTTGAAAGGGCTCTTTCGACTCGATGGGTGGCCTCGCGCGCGTTGATTATTTTCCCGTTGGCTGATGGCTGTATCTCGTTGGTGCGAGAGCGCGCGTGCCTACCCGGCCGGCGTTTGCGGCATGATACGGTCGGTCGATCGGACCTCCTTGGTGCCCGCGCATGTCATGTCCGGCAGATGCTGGAAACACTGAAATCAAAGAAATTCCATCAGCGGCATGCACCGCCGCCAATTTGAATATGCACGCACCATCGAACGTGCATGTGCACCTACTTTGGTGACTGCGGTGGTCCTTGGGGGCGAGGACTGCCGCACCCATGGCCTTGCTGCGGCCGTACGCCTCCGCTAAGACGTCGGCGCAGGCGCGCACGGCCATGGCAGCGTCAGGCGGCGAGCGACAAGAAACCCGCGCTCTTTCTTGGCAAGTCTCACCTACACGCAGCGCTGCGGCTGTGCAAGGACCGAGGACGTGTAAACTGTAAAGCGGCGAGGATGGGTAACCGGCGCAGAGGGGCGATGCCGGAGCGGCGTCGTTGCGAACAAATCGCCGGAGAAATCGACGCGCCGACGCGCACAGAAATATGAAGTTGCACTTTTCAAAGAGGTCTATCTCATCGAAGACTCTAGATTTATTGGGTAAAACCCCTACTTCGAGGCATTCGACACAATTTTTGTAATCACAAGATCTTGTTTTCGATTGATCATGTTCGTATGACCTATTTCTGACACAAACAAAGGGCAAAGTCCCATGTATTTTAGATGGAAAATTTGGGGCATACGACACAGGGCCGGCTACACAATGTGGGCGACTAAAATTGTGCGAGGAAGAGGGTCGGAAATCCTTACTTTTTTGCTTAGGCGTGAATAGTGGAAATGGTACAAGTCGACGTCCGATAATATAGGATCATCGTTGAGAAGTTGGTGACATAGTATAGGAAGAGGGAGTAGCGGGACCGACATATTCATCGACCGCGTCACCTAATCGAACGGTCATAATTGACCTCGGAAGAATTAATGTTTGAGGTTGAAAAAATGTACCATATTGATCAAAGTTTAATGTGGTTTATATGGAATATGATGTTTACGGACGATAATTAACCTAGCTATTGACTAGCTAACATACTCCTACTTTTTCTTAAGTTGCCGGGTTCGATTATTAAACACAAAACAACGGTACAACCACAACACACGCGTAAAACAACAAATAGAAACAAGGAAGGACACATGTATGAGAAATATTTATAGGAAAAACCCCCCAACAAAAGAAATTTACATATAAGCCATTGGAGGGGCCAATAACACCATTTTTGCAAACATCGTTAGATCTTAGCCAGCACCATCGCAACCACCGGCTTGACAAGTCAAAGGGAAGCTCCACATCGACCAAGTCGGGGAAACCGGCAGATCTGTCGCCATCAGGACACCAACCTACTCCCGAGACGCCATCCTCTCCTAACGGCAACCAACCTCATCTTCACTCATGTACAAGTCTCCAAGCTACGCGACGACGCCGAAGGATCGATACGCCACCATGGTGTGGCTGAATCCAAAGAACAAAAATCACATGGATGCGCCACTCCTACTTTGCCAACGCAACCTAGGAAACCCTAGCCACGCTATCCTAGAGGAACGACAAAAGTCGAGATTGCACCGGAGGTGGGAAACTTTATTTGGCctgagcgtcgtcgtcgctgtcatctaagcaaagccccccccccccccccccaaaacctAACCTATCTACACGCCATGAACGAGACACCGAGGTTCTCCTACCTTCCCGCAGCCGGAGCAAAACAGAGGCAAACCCAGGACTCACCGACGTAAAAGGGTACGCCACCGGTTGCCTCCCTCTCGTATGTCGCGAGAGGAAACAAAGAAGGGGAGAGACATGAAATAGCTAGGACTCGAC contains:
- the LOC124660344 gene encoding noroxomaritidine/norcraugsodine reductase-like; this encodes MAASGMSREERWSLAGKTALVTGGTKGIGRAIVEELAGFGVRVHTCSRSDADVQERLRGWDADVDAGRLRGRVTASACDVSVRADREALVAAARAELGGRLDILVNNAGQTFFSEVAGTKAEDYARLMATNLESCFHLAQLAHPLLLGGGVVVNVSSIGGILGYPQLSVYSATKAAVNQLTRNLAVEWAPDGIRVNCVAPGGVRSDLLDSSGIQLDAEAAASMWDAECTRIPLGRLGEPEEVASLVSFLCMPAASYITGQVMCIDGGRTVAT